The following coding sequences lie in one Spirosoma sp. KUDC1026 genomic window:
- a CDS encoding DNA alkylation repair protein, with protein MSSLLKDLYSVEFYNRLVDSFQKSIPGFNKSMFLALIFQDDFERKELKGRMKHTANVLHRVLPVDYPQAVALLPTVIPQLRADGFQDNQLEFMFLPDYIETYGLDYCEESIDALEYVTQFVSCEFAVRPFLLRYGNRMLDQMTAWSRHESYRVRRLASEGSRPRLPWAMAVPALKQNPQPLLALLENLKNDPHPWVRRSVANHLNDIAKDHPELVLSIAANWRGISPQTDAIIKHGCRTLLKQGHPDVLTLYGLSSENLHLFDFTIQTPTVQIGENLVFSFRVHNDQALAQLVRLEYAVYYRKQNGLFGKKVFKISERVYQPNEWVVISRNQRFKPITTRTFYTGQHRLSIILNGQEKEIQSFELIR; from the coding sequence ATGAGTAGCTTGCTCAAAGATCTGTATTCCGTTGAGTTCTACAATCGCCTGGTCGACTCGTTTCAGAAAAGCATTCCTGGCTTCAATAAGTCAATGTTCCTGGCGCTTATTTTCCAGGACGATTTCGAACGTAAAGAACTGAAAGGCCGCATGAAGCACACGGCGAACGTACTGCATCGCGTTTTACCGGTCGATTACCCCCAGGCAGTCGCTCTACTGCCAACTGTCATTCCGCAACTTCGGGCGGATGGCTTTCAGGATAACCAACTGGAGTTCATGTTCCTACCGGACTACATTGAAACTTATGGACTGGATTACTGCGAAGAATCAATAGACGCTCTGGAATACGTCACGCAGTTTGTAAGCTGTGAATTTGCTGTACGGCCTTTTCTACTGCGGTATGGCAACCGGATGCTTGATCAGATGACAGCCTGGTCCCGGCACGAAAGTTACCGGGTTCGGCGGCTGGCCAGCGAAGGAAGCCGGCCACGTCTCCCCTGGGCAATGGCCGTACCAGCGCTCAAGCAAAATCCGCAGCCGCTGCTGGCCCTCCTGGAAAACTTAAAAAATGATCCGCACCCCTGGGTCCGGCGCAGCGTAGCCAACCACCTGAACGACATCGCCAAGGATCATCCCGAGCTTGTTTTGAGCATTGCCGCAAACTGGCGGGGTATCAGTCCCCAAACCGACGCGATCATCAAACACGGCTGTCGGACGCTGCTGAAACAGGGCCATCCAGACGTACTGACGTTGTATGGTCTATCGAGCGAAAATCTGCACCTGTTCGACTTCACCATCCAAACGCCCACCGTTCAGATCGGCGAGAATCTGGTGTTTTCCTTCCGGGTTCACAACGACCAGGCCTTGGCGCAACTGGTTCGGTTGGAATACGCTGTTTACTATCGAAAGCAGAATGGTTTGTTTGGGAAAAAAGTCTTCAAAATCAGTGAGCGGGTTTACCAGCCAAACGAATGGGTAGTCATCAGCCGAAACCAGCGGTTCAAACCAATAACTACCCGAACCTTTTATACCGGTCAGCATAGGCTGTCAATCATCCTCAACGGTCAGGAAAAAGAAATCCAATCGTTTGAGTTGATTCGTTAG